A stretch of Anaeromyxobacter dehalogenans 2CP-1 DNA encodes these proteins:
- a CDS encoding TIM barrel protein translates to MSTEAAFGRVGCSLLTFRAWDRLEDALDRARAHGFDRVDLGIVPGHCDHVDPLALGDAEREAIATAIAARGLAVSSVNLHPGDLVSDDLALVDRRIRATMRLARRIGARVLTLPPGPLVPPEQWEETAGIVAARIRGYLDLAEQAGLTLSLEAPHAHTLAADVAQAARLFERVADPRITCTLDTSHVQRGNRAPLVDAPARLGVPIAHVHLRDTLRGEVTVTPGKGDCDYLPLIEALLRDGYAGDFNFELENEPSSRAIVERELGYAREHVRRILHGEPLPLESRVRRQGWFRALDTAAWTARHPREFVIAHPRLKAVLRPPVRFARHVRANWVPYRQVKYRAGWHAGWQVGRMASEIPPRPMAALPGADLAEIRVALLGCGYTGRFEHGPGFLRLPGVKVAGVCDVRPERAELLASRLGCPSFTDAARLLREVRPTLVVNCTREWTHRDTTLMCFDAGADVFCEKIMAESLASGEDMVRAAREKGRVLGVNYNWRFLPGIQRIRALRESGELGELRMLRALSSAGVHHHVLDLVRFLGGRIRAVSGAIQDEPGTRGLERWNAYAHEMLYIPSTYCVATLETEEGVGASLVSSGLLDPEGLLLTLDAVFDQGCVSLSGILDNDAIGTLTASTRKRVDLRMRHGDAPAGFALSFQRSIEAFYVAYRRSGEIPVTGADALELMRVEHALVRSSETGQRIVL, encoded by the coding sequence GTGAGCACCGAGGCCGCGTTCGGGCGGGTCGGCTGCTCGCTGCTCACGTTCCGCGCGTGGGACCGCCTGGAGGACGCGCTCGACCGAGCGCGCGCCCACGGCTTCGACCGCGTGGACCTCGGCATCGTTCCGGGCCACTGCGACCACGTCGACCCGCTGGCGCTGGGCGACGCGGAGCGCGAGGCGATCGCGACCGCGATCGCGGCCCGCGGCCTGGCGGTCTCGTCGGTGAACCTCCACCCCGGGGACCTGGTGTCGGACGACCTCGCGCTCGTGGACCGGCGCATCCGCGCCACGATGCGCCTCGCCCGGCGCATCGGCGCGCGGGTGCTCACGCTCCCGCCCGGCCCGCTGGTCCCGCCCGAGCAATGGGAGGAGACCGCCGGCATCGTCGCCGCGCGCATCCGGGGCTACCTGGACCTCGCCGAGCAGGCCGGGCTGACGCTGTCGCTCGAGGCTCCCCACGCGCACACGCTCGCCGCGGACGTCGCGCAGGCGGCCCGCCTGTTCGAGCGGGTGGCGGATCCGCGCATCACCTGCACGCTCGACACGAGCCACGTCCAGCGCGGCAACCGCGCGCCGCTCGTCGACGCGCCCGCGCGCCTCGGGGTGCCGATCGCGCACGTGCACCTGCGGGACACGCTGCGCGGCGAGGTCACGGTCACGCCGGGCAAGGGCGACTGCGACTACCTCCCGCTGATCGAGGCGCTCCTGCGCGACGGGTACGCGGGCGACTTCAACTTCGAGCTGGAGAACGAGCCCTCGTCGCGCGCCATCGTGGAGCGCGAGCTCGGCTACGCTCGCGAGCACGTTCGCCGGATCCTGCACGGCGAGCCGCTGCCGCTGGAGAGCCGCGTCCGGCGCCAGGGGTGGTTCCGCGCGCTCGACACCGCCGCCTGGACCGCGCGCCACCCGCGCGAGTTCGTGATCGCGCACCCGCGCCTCAAGGCGGTGCTGCGTCCGCCGGTCCGCTTCGCGCGCCACGTCCGGGCGAACTGGGTGCCGTACCGGCAGGTCAAGTACCGCGCCGGCTGGCACGCCGGGTGGCAGGTGGGCCGCATGGCGAGCGAGATCCCGCCGCGGCCCATGGCCGCGCTGCCGGGCGCCGACCTGGCGGAGATCCGGGTGGCGCTCCTGGGCTGCGGCTACACCGGTCGGTTCGAGCACGGCCCGGGCTTCCTGCGCCTGCCGGGGGTGAAGGTCGCCGGGGTGTGCGACGTCCGGCCGGAGCGGGCAGAGCTGCTCGCCTCGCGCCTCGGGTGCCCCTCGTTCACCGACGCCGCCCGCCTCCTGCGCGAGGTCCGCCCCACCCTGGTGGTGAACTGCACGCGCGAGTGGACGCACCGCGACACGACGCTCATGTGCTTCGACGCGGGCGCCGACGTGTTCTGCGAGAAGATCATGGCCGAGAGCCTGGCCAGCGGCGAGGACATGGTCCGCGCGGCCCGGGAGAAGGGGCGCGTGCTGGGCGTCAACTACAACTGGCGCTTCCTGCCCGGCATCCAGCGCATCCGCGCGCTCCGCGAGTCGGGCGAGCTCGGGGAGCTCCGCATGCTCCGCGCGCTCTCCAGCGCGGGCGTCCACCACCACGTCCTCGACCTGGTGCGCTTCCTGGGCGGCCGGATCCGCGCCGTCTCCGGCGCGATCCAGGACGAGCCGGGCACCCGCGGCCTCGAGCGGTGGAACGCGTACGCCCACGAGATGCTGTACATCCCCTCGACGTACTGCGTGGCGACGCTGGAGACGGAGGAGGGGGTGGGCGCGAGCCTGGTCAGCTCCGGCCTCCTCGATCCCGAAGGCCTGCTCCTCACCCTGGACGCGGTGTTCGACCAGGGGTGCGTCAGCCTGAGCGGCATCCTCGACAACGACGCGATCGGGACGCTCACCGCCTCGACGCGGAAGCGCGTGGATCTCCGGATGCGCCACGGCGACGCGCCGGCCGGCTTCGCCCTCTCGTTCCAGCGCTCGATCGAGGCGTTCTACGTCGCCTACCGCCGGAGCGGCGAGATCCCCGTCACCGGCGCCGACGCGCTCGAGCTCATGCGGGTCGAGCACGCGCTCGTCCGCTCGAGCGAGACCGGCCAGCGGATCGTGCTCTGA
- a CDS encoding glycosyltransferase family 2 protein: MKLLVAILNFRTTDLTIDCLRSLEPEVAATAGFRVAVLENGSGQPDAYPRLQRAVSEHGWGDWAEVTASPSNLGFTGGNNLLIRRALASDDPPEYVLLLNSDTRVEPRALGALVEHMERTPAAGIGGSTLLSAEGAVQASPFRFGSLAAELDRGLRLGAVSRLLSRWAVVMRTPAAACAVDWVSGASMILRRTMLDEIGLLDEGLFTYFDDLDLCLRARRAGWETWFVPESRVIHLEGASSGISDRMRRRPAYWFQARRRFLLKNYGRTYAALADAAFISGFAVWRLRRRLQGKPDLDPPHMLADAYRHSVFGAGFALNEVRRP; this comes from the coding sequence ATGAAGCTGCTGGTCGCGATCCTGAACTTCCGAACGACCGATCTGACCATCGACTGCCTGCGCTCGCTGGAGCCGGAGGTGGCGGCCACGGCCGGCTTCCGCGTGGCGGTGCTCGAGAACGGCAGCGGTCAGCCCGACGCCTACCCGCGGCTGCAGCGCGCGGTCTCCGAGCATGGATGGGGGGACTGGGCCGAGGTGACCGCCTCGCCCTCGAACCTCGGGTTCACCGGTGGGAACAACCTCCTGATCCGCCGGGCGCTCGCCTCGGACGATCCGCCCGAGTACGTCCTGCTGCTCAACTCGGACACGCGCGTGGAGCCGCGGGCGCTCGGCGCGCTCGTCGAGCACATGGAGCGGACGCCCGCGGCGGGGATCGGCGGCAGCACGCTGCTGTCGGCCGAGGGCGCGGTCCAGGCGTCGCCGTTCCGGTTCGGCAGCCTCGCGGCCGAGCTGGATCGAGGCCTGCGCCTGGGCGCGGTGTCGCGCCTGCTCTCGCGCTGGGCCGTGGTGATGCGCACGCCGGCGGCGGCCTGCGCGGTGGACTGGGTCTCGGGCGCGAGCATGATCCTGCGCCGCACCATGCTCGACGAGATCGGCCTCCTCGACGAGGGGCTGTTCACGTACTTCGACGACCTGGACCTGTGCCTGCGGGCGCGCCGGGCCGGCTGGGAGACGTGGTTCGTCCCGGAGAGCCGGGTGATCCACCTCGAGGGCGCCTCCAGCGGGATCTCCGACCGGATGAGGCGACGTCCGGCCTACTGGTTCCAGGCGCGCCGCCGGTTCCTGCTCAAGAACTACGGACGGACGTACGCGGCGCTCGCCGACGCGGCGTTCATCTCCGGGTTCGCCGTGTGGCGGCTCCGGCGGCGCCTGCAGGGGAAACCGGACCTCGATCCGCCGCACATGCTCGCGGACGCATACCGCCACAGCGTGTTCGGCGCCGGGTTCGCCCTGAACGAGGTGCGTAGGCCCTAG
- a CDS encoding glycosyltransferase — translation MMEGRSAEGGLTVVVIGLNAAATLEACLRSVHRAVERSGRIARILYVDGGSRDGSVAIARRASAEVIQLHTDRPTAAKGRNAGWRAATTPLVQFVDSDTVLEPDWLERATLAIQADPRIACLFGQLHEANPSGSMFNAVCGCDWYVPPGDWRMCGGNALFRREALREIDGSDEQLAAGEEADLCWRLRQRGWRIVCDAAVMGHHDLAMIGFRAYWRRAVRSGYAYAQIGVRFARTSDPMWLRELVRNLVVLPAALVVAVAVGLASGGTGLAVLAALVAARLAWKFGALRRRIPSARLRTLYLAHLSFLRLPLFVGAVQYLARRRTAG, via the coding sequence ATGATGGAAGGACGAAGCGCGGAAGGCGGCCTCACGGTCGTCGTCATCGGCCTGAACGCGGCCGCGACGCTGGAGGCCTGCCTGCGCTCGGTGCACCGCGCGGTGGAGCGGTCCGGACGGATTGCCCGCATCCTCTACGTGGACGGCGGCTCGCGCGACGGCAGCGTGGCGATCGCCCGGCGCGCGTCGGCCGAGGTCATCCAGCTCCACACCGATCGGCCCACCGCGGCGAAGGGTCGCAACGCCGGGTGGCGCGCCGCCACCACGCCGCTCGTCCAGTTCGTGGATTCCGACACCGTCCTCGAGCCCGACTGGCTGGAGCGCGCCACGCTCGCCATCCAGGCCGACCCCCGCATCGCGTGCCTGTTCGGCCAGCTCCACGAGGCGAACCCTTCGGGCAGCATGTTCAACGCGGTGTGCGGCTGCGACTGGTACGTGCCGCCCGGCGACTGGCGCATGTGCGGCGGCAACGCGCTCTTCCGGCGCGAGGCGCTCCGCGAGATCGACGGGTCCGACGAGCAGCTCGCCGCCGGGGAGGAGGCGGACCTCTGCTGGCGGCTCCGGCAGCGGGGCTGGCGCATCGTGTGCGACGCCGCGGTCATGGGGCACCACGACCTCGCGATGATCGGCTTCCGTGCCTACTGGCGCCGCGCGGTCCGCAGCGGCTACGCGTACGCGCAGATCGGCGTGCGGTTCGCGCGCACCAGCGATCCCATGTGGCTCCGGGAGCTGGTCCGCAACCTCGTGGTCCTGCCGGCGGCGCTGGTCGTCGCCGTCGCGGTGGGGCTGGCGTCCGGTGGGACGGGGCTGGCGGTCCTGGCGGCGCTCGTCGCGGCGCGCCTCGCCTGGAAGTTCGGCGCGCTCCGGCGGCGCATCCCGAGCGCGCGCCTGCGCACGCTGTACCTCGCGCATCTCTCGTTCCTGCGGCTCCCGCTCTTCGTCGGCGCGGTGCAGTACCTGGCGCGCCGTCGCACCGCCGGCTGA
- a CDS encoding asparagine synthase-related protein, which produces MPGIFGFVSERPLGGAAALARAMGALLSSHEGQRSSAVVGAGWALGATWAPGLQPDPEPSHASGTWSVATGEVYPSGDAPTVPPASPRPTILAALAADDAARLARVNGQFAGAVVDPATGEATLVCDRYGLHPLYWTQRDGVFAFASELKALLALPGAGRTLDPEGLAAFLLLGEHFSDTTLLSGVRIAPAAALLRSSGGPPRIERWWQVRYARTVRPAEEDEAAREAGRRFLRSVERQTAGTERIGVPLSGGLDSRLCLAAVPADRRPKVDTFTWGDRGCLDRAFAAGAARRCGVRHLDFDYRYEALVASAARGAWITDGLAGATDFHILPFLEELAARSDVVLNGFAGDALLGGNFHWRRVRELSREGLVAGTFAKRNDALPFRELEAIADGPARAAARELPASFAACFEAHRQEDPLGTLDAFLLDSRVRRWTSFGTQLLRARLVSRAPFYDNDFFDLVASVRPEARTDHGFYRKVLLGTFPDVASVGWQTTGFPASWPPQVFRPVGVALRRGLGAVERLTRGAVRSPFPVARLARAFRGPLAPALHAALFDGEGPHWEVFDRRAAERIWRDLQGGADARAKLVGVLLTLRHFLAQCRGERGASPLAPDQVAITASPAAVAVRVDP; this is translated from the coding sequence GTGCCCGGGATCTTCGGCTTCGTCTCGGAACGGCCGCTCGGCGGCGCGGCCGCGCTGGCGCGCGCCATGGGCGCGCTGCTGTCGTCGCACGAGGGCCAGCGCTCGAGCGCCGTGGTCGGTGCCGGGTGGGCGCTCGGCGCCACCTGGGCACCGGGCCTCCAGCCGGACCCCGAGCCCTCCCACGCGTCCGGGACCTGGTCGGTGGCGACCGGCGAGGTGTATCCGTCGGGCGACGCGCCGACGGTCCCGCCCGCCTCGCCCCGGCCCACCATCCTGGCGGCGCTGGCGGCGGACGACGCGGCCCGGCTGGCGCGGGTGAACGGGCAGTTCGCGGGCGCCGTCGTCGACCCCGCCACCGGCGAGGCCACGCTGGTGTGTGATCGCTACGGCCTCCACCCGCTGTACTGGACGCAGCGCGACGGGGTGTTCGCGTTCGCCTCCGAGCTGAAGGCCCTGCTGGCGCTCCCTGGCGCCGGGCGGACCCTCGACCCGGAGGGCCTGGCGGCGTTCCTGCTGCTCGGCGAGCACTTCTCCGACACCACCCTCCTCTCCGGCGTGCGGATCGCGCCTGCGGCCGCCCTGCTCCGCTCCTCCGGCGGCCCGCCCCGCATCGAGCGCTGGTGGCAGGTCCGCTACGCCCGCACGGTCCGGCCCGCCGAGGAGGACGAGGCCGCCCGCGAGGCGGGACGCCGGTTCCTCCGGTCGGTGGAGCGGCAGACCGCCGGGACCGAGCGCATCGGCGTCCCGCTGTCGGGCGGCCTCGACTCGCGCCTGTGCCTGGCGGCCGTCCCCGCCGACCGCCGGCCGAAGGTGGATACGTTCACCTGGGGTGACCGCGGCTGCCTCGATCGCGCCTTCGCCGCCGGCGCCGCGCGACGGTGCGGGGTCCGCCACCTCGACTTCGACTACCGCTACGAGGCCCTCGTGGCGAGCGCGGCCCGCGGCGCGTGGATCACCGACGGGCTGGCGGGAGCCACCGACTTCCACATCCTGCCGTTCCTGGAGGAACTGGCGGCGCGCTCCGACGTCGTCCTGAACGGCTTCGCCGGCGACGCGCTGCTCGGCGGCAACTTTCACTGGCGCCGCGTCCGCGAGCTGTCGCGCGAGGGGCTCGTGGCCGGGACGTTCGCGAAGCGCAACGACGCCCTGCCGTTCCGGGAGCTGGAGGCGATCGCCGACGGGCCGGCGCGTGCAGCCGCCCGGGAGCTGCCGGCCTCGTTCGCCGCGTGCTTCGAGGCCCACCGGCAGGAGGACCCGCTCGGCACCCTGGACGCGTTCCTGCTCGACTCGCGCGTGCGCCGCTGGACGAGCTTCGGCACCCAGCTCCTGCGGGCGCGGCTCGTCTCGCGGGCACCGTTCTACGACAACGACTTCTTCGACCTCGTCGCGTCCGTGCGGCCGGAGGCCCGCACCGATCACGGCTTCTACCGGAAGGTGCTCCTCGGGACGTTCCCGGACGTGGCGAGCGTCGGCTGGCAGACCACCGGCTTCCCGGCGTCGTGGCCACCGCAGGTGTTCCGTCCGGTCGGCGTGGCCCTGCGTCGCGGGCTGGGCGCGGTCGAGCGGCTCACCCGCGGCGCGGTGCGCAGCCCGTTCCCGGTCGCCCGCCTGGCCAGGGCCTTCCGCGGCCCGCTCGCGCCGGCGCTCCATGCGGCGCTGTTCGATGGCGAGGGCCCGCACTGGGAGGTGTTCGACCGGCGCGCCGCCGAGCGGATCTGGCGGGACCTGCAGGGCGGCGCAGACGCGCGCGCGAAGCTGGTCGGCGTGCTCCTCACGCTCCGCCACTTCCTGGCCCAGTGCCGGGGCGAGCGCGGCGCCTCGCCGCTCGCGCCGGACCAGGTCGCGATCACGGCCTCGCCGGCCGCGGTGGCCGTCCGGGTGGACCCGTGA
- a CDS encoding glycosyltransferase family 4 protein: protein MTHEPTVHVAAFLDQFCDGKTTHSYASVSVCANMAGPGLSIELHVPAAVRGGRREFVRAAIPAWLCSGYYRADREGRFAEHLCTRKFRVALRRADVAYLWASTPESVYRDVKAAGVPLVVERVNCHRATSIPILEEAYRRAGIPAAHGITASSLEEERRKLAMADWIFAPSPLVRQSLLDEGIADERILPISYGWSQERIGNTPRRVGALPVFLFVGSVCVRKGAHLLVEAWTEADVQGRLDICGPILPEIRAIVGSKLGHPGIRTPGSVWPFSRATAEAEVFAFPTLEEGSSLAVLEAMASGLALLTSPMGAGDIVRHGQDGFVLDPYDRPAWVSALRQLASDPALRARMGASARARAQEFTWPRAGANRRTRLLEAFRTARLADRRRAR, encoded by the coding sequence ATGACCCACGAGCCCACGGTGCACGTCGCAGCGTTCCTCGACCAGTTCTGCGACGGCAAGACCACGCACAGCTACGCGTCCGTGTCGGTGTGCGCGAACATGGCCGGGCCAGGCTTGTCGATCGAGCTGCACGTGCCGGCGGCCGTCCGCGGTGGCCGGCGCGAGTTCGTCCGCGCCGCCATCCCGGCCTGGCTCTGCTCCGGCTACTACCGGGCCGATCGCGAGGGACGCTTCGCCGAGCACCTTTGCACACGGAAGTTCCGCGTGGCGCTCCGGCGCGCGGACGTCGCCTACCTCTGGGCGTCGACGCCGGAGTCGGTGTACCGGGACGTGAAGGCTGCGGGGGTTCCGCTCGTGGTCGAGCGCGTCAACTGCCACCGCGCCACCTCGATACCGATCCTGGAGGAGGCATACCGTCGAGCGGGCATTCCCGCCGCCCACGGCATCACCGCGAGCTCGCTGGAGGAGGAACGGAGGAAGCTCGCGATGGCGGACTGGATCTTCGCCCCGAGTCCCCTGGTGAGGCAGTCGTTGCTGGACGAGGGCATCGCGGACGAGCGCATCCTGCCGATCAGCTATGGGTGGTCCCAGGAGCGCATCGGCAACACGCCGCGCCGCGTCGGTGCGCTGCCGGTGTTCCTGTTCGTGGGGTCCGTGTGCGTGCGGAAGGGCGCGCACCTGCTCGTGGAGGCGTGGACCGAGGCCGACGTTCAGGGGCGACTCGACATCTGCGGTCCGATCCTGCCCGAGATCCGCGCCATCGTCGGCTCGAAGCTCGGACATCCGGGCATCCGGACCCCCGGGTCGGTCTGGCCCTTCTCCCGGGCCACCGCCGAGGCGGAGGTGTTCGCGTTCCCCACCCTCGAGGAAGGCAGCTCGCTCGCGGTGCTGGAGGCCATGGCCTCGGGGCTGGCGCTCCTCACCAGCCCGATGGGCGCCGGAGACATCGTTCGCCACGGGCAGGACGGCTTCGTGCTCGACCCGTACGACAGGCCAGCGTGGGTCTCGGCGCTCCGGCAGCTCGCCTCGGATCCGGCGCTGCGAGCCCGGATGGGCGCATCGGCGCGTGCCCGCGCCCAGGAGTTCACGTGGCCGCGCGCCGGCGCGAACCGGCGCACGCGGCTGCTGGAAGCCTTCAGGACCGCGCGCCTGGCGGATCGTCGACGGGCCAGGTGA
- the rffA gene encoding dTDP-4-amino-4,6-dideoxygalactose transaminase: MIPFNKPVWLGTEILRITEAITTHGHVAGGGPFARACEESLARMLGQPALLVTSCTHALEMAALLLDVKEGDEFIVPSYTFVSSANAFVLRGARPVFADVDPNGNLDPREVTRLRTPRTRAVVAVHYAGSSCDMTDLLDRCGRIPLVEDAAQALGATFDGKPLGTFGVAGAISFHETKNVGCGEGGALTVADPALLERAEYLRDKGTNRRRFLTGLVDKYTWVDVGSSYALSDLNAAYLSAQLDAFERIQARRATLHDRYVRELERAVERKGGYLVRPDPRNRPNHHLLGLVLRAREQRDRFIAHMKAHGITTPFHYVALHLSPMGKRFHGGEALPGAERLTDCLVRLPLFFNMTDAEQDEVIARTLEFVDAL; encoded by the coding sequence GTGATTCCGTTCAACAAGCCGGTGTGGCTGGGCACCGAGATCCTGCGCATCACCGAGGCCATCACCACGCACGGGCACGTCGCGGGCGGCGGGCCCTTCGCGCGCGCGTGCGAGGAGAGCCTCGCGCGGATGCTCGGCCAGCCGGCGCTCCTGGTCACCTCGTGCACGCACGCGCTCGAGATGGCGGCGCTGCTGCTCGACGTGAAGGAGGGGGACGAGTTCATCGTCCCCTCCTACACGTTCGTCTCCAGCGCGAACGCGTTCGTGCTGCGCGGCGCGCGCCCGGTGTTCGCCGACGTCGATCCGAACGGCAACCTGGATCCGCGGGAGGTGACGCGCCTCCGGACGCCGCGCACCCGCGCGGTCGTGGCGGTCCACTACGCCGGCAGCTCGTGCGACATGACCGACCTGCTGGACCGCTGCGGCCGGATCCCGCTGGTGGAGGACGCGGCCCAGGCGCTCGGGGCCACCTTCGACGGCAAGCCGCTCGGCACGTTCGGCGTCGCCGGGGCGATCAGCTTCCACGAGACGAAGAACGTGGGCTGCGGGGAGGGCGGGGCGCTGACCGTGGCCGATCCCGCGCTGCTGGAGCGGGCCGAGTACCTGCGCGACAAGGGCACCAACCGGCGTCGATTCCTGACCGGCCTCGTGGACAAGTACACCTGGGTGGACGTGGGCTCCAGCTACGCGCTCTCGGACCTGAACGCCGCCTACCTGTCGGCGCAGCTCGACGCCTTCGAGCGGATCCAGGCGCGACGCGCGACGCTCCACGATCGGTACGTCCGCGAGCTGGAGCGTGCGGTGGAGCGAAAGGGCGGGTACCTGGTGCGCCCGGACCCGCGGAACCGCCCGAACCACCACCTGCTGGGGCTCGTGCTCCGCGCCCGCGAGCAGCGCGACCGGTTCATCGCGCACATGAAGGCGCACGGGATCACCACGCCCTTCCACTACGTCGCGCTCCACCTCTCGCCCATGGGGAAGCGCTTCCACGGCGGCGAGGCGCTGCCCGGCGCGGAGCGGCTCACCGACTGCCTCGTCCGCCTGCCGCTGTTCTTCAACATGACGGACGCGGAGCAGGACGAGGTCATCGCGCGGACGCTGGAGTTCGTCGACGCGCTCTGA
- a CDS encoding PKD domain-containing protein gives MTARGLAWRAALAALATGAAASVAHAANPAGAGAPEPAPMTTANRASGVAPLAVFFDAVDTQQEGPASPFVWRSGVQQPRDPEAAEYVWDFGDAGAGAWRTTGLSRNAATGYTTAHVYETPGVYTATLTVTDAAGARRTYRQRITVSAFAGKTYYVAASGNDRNPGTSPDAPFATFERGFAAVNGGPNRRLLLRRGDSFSTGGVTLTAPGPGIIGAYGEGARPVLKVTTGADGGIIIRAPDWRVMDLDLVGPGANVDRDTAIGYANVIQTVNALVLRVRSTQFRVGFGNGDWKPIYATPHDGNAWVDCEATAEKAGGMYVGGRRLAILGNDLHDLSSTHALRVWQAHKAVIAHNRLWNPGGTRHALKLHGPGHGDGRPETRWVTVTDNLVRGKVWSLAVGPQDGEKDERVSHVVLERNRTHGEASVQVDLLIWARDVMVRNNVFDGTGASKYYTAVLVGRRGIEPDPEGVRVVNNTIVRTDAADAFAVVRLEPGARGVVVRNNLASAPLSRHPTLVQGETIPGLLQDHNLLTTSAAFVDPAREDYRLLPRSPAVDAGAATVEVHADFAGAPRPRGAAPDVGAYESH, from the coding sequence ATGACCGCTCGAGGCCTGGCCTGGCGGGCCGCGCTGGCTGCGCTGGCGACGGGGGCCGCGGCGTCCGTGGCACACGCCGCGAACCCGGCGGGCGCCGGCGCGCCCGAGCCGGCGCCCATGACCACGGCCAATCGCGCGTCGGGCGTCGCGCCGCTCGCGGTGTTCTTCGACGCCGTCGACACGCAGCAGGAGGGGCCCGCCTCGCCGTTCGTCTGGCGGAGCGGTGTCCAGCAGCCTCGCGATCCCGAGGCGGCCGAGTACGTCTGGGACTTCGGCGATGCCGGGGCGGGCGCGTGGCGCACCACCGGGCTGAGCCGGAACGCGGCGACCGGCTACACGACCGCGCACGTGTACGAGACGCCGGGGGTGTACACCGCGACGCTCACCGTGACCGACGCCGCGGGCGCGCGCCGGACGTACCGGCAGCGGATCACGGTCTCGGCGTTCGCCGGCAAGACCTACTACGTCGCGGCGAGCGGGAACGACCGCAACCCCGGCACCAGCCCGGACGCACCGTTCGCCACGTTCGAGCGCGGCTTCGCCGCGGTGAACGGCGGTCCGAACCGGCGCCTGCTGCTCCGTCGCGGAGACAGCTTCAGCACCGGGGGCGTGACGCTCACGGCGCCCGGCCCCGGGATCATCGGTGCGTACGGGGAGGGCGCGCGCCCGGTGCTGAAGGTGACGACCGGCGCCGATGGCGGGATCATCATCCGGGCCCCGGACTGGCGGGTGATGGATCTGGACCTCGTCGGGCCCGGAGCGAACGTCGACCGCGACACGGCCATCGGGTACGCGAACGTCATCCAGACGGTGAACGCGCTCGTGCTCCGCGTGCGCTCCACGCAGTTCCGCGTCGGCTTCGGGAACGGCGACTGGAAGCCCATCTACGCGACCCCGCACGACGGCAACGCATGGGTCGACTGCGAGGCCACCGCTGAGAAGGCCGGTGGCATGTACGTGGGGGGACGGCGCCTCGCGATCCTGGGCAACGACCTGCACGACCTGTCGAGCACGCACGCGCTCCGGGTCTGGCAGGCGCACAAGGCGGTGATCGCGCACAACCGGCTGTGGAATCCCGGCGGGACCCGGCACGCGCTCAAGCTGCATGGCCCCGGGCACGGCGACGGGCGTCCCGAGACGCGCTGGGTGACGGTGACGGACAATCTGGTCCGCGGCAAGGTTTGGTCACTGGCCGTGGGCCCGCAGGATGGAGAGAAGGACGAGCGGGTGAGCCACGTGGTGCTGGAGCGCAACCGCACGCACGGCGAGGCGAGCGTGCAGGTGGACCTCCTGATCTGGGCGCGCGACGTGATGGTCCGGAACAACGTGTTCGACGGGACGGGGGCGTCGAAGTACTACACCGCGGTGCTCGTCGGACGCCGCGGGATCGAGCCGGACCCCGAGGGCGTGCGCGTCGTGAACAACACGATCGTCCGGACGGACGCCGCGGACGCGTTCGCCGTCGTGCGGCTGGAGCCTGGCGCTCGGGGCGTGGTGGTCCGGAACAACCTCGCGAGCGCGCCGCTGAGCAGGCACCCGACGCTCGTGCAAGGGGAGACGATCCCGGGGCTCCTCCAGGATCACAACCTCCTCACCACCTCGGCAGCGTTCGTCGATCCCGCCCGCGAGGACTACCGGCTCCTGCCGCGGTCGCCCGCCGTCGATGCGGGTGCGGCGACCGTCGAGGTGCACGCGGACTTCGCCGGGGCGCCGCGGCCACGCGGTGCGGCGCCCGACGTGGGGGCCTACGAGTCCCACTGA